A region of the Mangifera indica cultivar Alphonso chromosome 10, CATAS_Mindica_2.1, whole genome shotgun sequence genome:
CCCAAGCATCATATACTCTACGAAGCGTAACATAAATACATCACCATTGTTGGAGCTAGCGTCCTGCTGGGGGACATCCTCTTTTTAACACACTACTAAGTCATCATTCCATGGTGTCCTTTGTGCGGTGGACTAAAAACTCGTGGCCTACAATAATGTCGATATGCAGTTGGTATACAGTCACATTTAACACACAAGCCCATTGAGGGTTCTTGTAAAACTCTTCTGCAAGTCGTATACTATGATCATCCACGATCACAACTCAAGGACCTCGATAACCCAGTGAACATAGTCAAAATTTACAAGTATGAAAACTTGCAAATAccgaaaaattataataaagacattttaaatatataaataaataatgatatccTGCACGTATATACAATGTCTAATCAATaatggtttgtaaaataatcCCAATGTATAATCTACCTCCACCATCTTCGTAAAATGCTCAAACCACACATACTGACCCGACAAGGTGACATGCCACCTGTCATAGTTGCCAATGAACCCTACAAAGAATGTGTGCTCTTGTCAAATTCTGTTAGACCATGACCTACTGCTCGTATTGGTGCCAACACAGAAGTATCATCAACGAATCTACATGCCAATTGTCGACATGAAAGCAACAATGGTTAtgtttacataaataaataaaacatttaaactaTGTTACTATATAAAGTCCACTTACATCATTGGTCAGCCACTAGTGCAACTCTACAACCATGCTCTAGAAAGCTGTTTTGGACTTTGCTCTGATAGCATATACCTTCTACCCATTAGATCCTTGAGTTGTCTCATACCACTTTTGGAATGTTTTTTCATGCTTAGTGACCTTTAGCTAGAACTACATGAATCAATCGTTTGACCATTGGTTTCAATGAGTTTGTGCACAGGATGTGAACAAATGGACTTTTTTTGTGACTCAACTATGAGCGGTTTGCATGAACCGTTCaaataaagatatttataaataaataattaatcttacTTAACACACACGATGGAATTGGTAATTTTACCCTATGCATGTAATGAGGTGGAGGTTTAGCTACGCTGTCAAGTCAACCATCTGTAGCCCCTGGAAACATAATGTTTATTAATAACATTTGATTGTAAAAATTGgccaacatatataaatatgaacatttatttatgtatacacCTCATTAAGAGCTTTTTGTGATAGGACATCGACCACATCGTCCTCTTGAGAGGCAATGTCAATCATCTTTCTACTAGTGCTAGGGAGAAAGTCTGTAATGAGGAACACACATTCATCCTaaaaagacaacaaaaaaattatattaatcccACAGTTAGATTAAACTATATTCGACCATCTTAAAACCACAAATTATCAATCTCCACAATCGGGTATGGTTTACATGAAGAATTGTCAACCAATGATTCCTCATGCCCagtattttgtataaatattaataataaattgtttaataacaCTTCATATAAGATGTCGTAACGTCATCACGAATAGACTGTAACAAGATATACACATCAGTCTAACGagtaaataaaatgtaaataatgaaaaaataaaatatctatagCTTGTTAACCTAATCGATAGTATCTAGCCAGATACAGATCAATGTGTGCTCCACATGACTCATCCTAACATCAAATTGAGTCACCCCAATGTCCACATGATCCTTCAGATGAGACAACTAGTCTTGCAAACAATACATCTCGTCTTATAGAAGATTGCCCTATCGTGTCAATGCAACATCAAAGGGTGACATAATTGTAGAGGGCACAATCGGGGATGTGGTCATTGGGGGTACACCCGAGACATCGACAATAATAGGGGGTACACTCAGAGAGGCAAGTGATATGCTTTCAATTTTGGGGACAATACTTGAATGTTGACAGATAGGACAACAAGAGAAGGTACATCGCGAGGATGCCAAGGAAGAAGACTATGAAAATGACATTCTCATGGACTCAATGACGTTGGCATACCATTTTATAGGCTTCTCAATGTTTGTAGGCATGATTGGGAAATTAACATCATCATgctcattaaaatatattaataagaattttttgtgagttaattactaaattaattaagcaatcaattaatcaataaagAATTACTAGTCGcattattattgaatatttgttcCATATGACTTCATCTCGGGATTTATCTCGTCCGCTACCAAAACATGCATGGATGCAcattataatcaaaatactCCACCCAGGCAACTAATATGTCTAGCATTTCGTATATCAAAAACTACAATATCaacattaatgtttaaattacACAAATTACCATtgtagtgatttttttttttgtaatcaaaaaaattattcacaatGACACACTTACTTGGAATGCAAACGAGAACCCGTAGATTTCACACTTCTCAATATCTTCCGACGTACCGGAGCATAATCTCTCAATGGAATGGCACATGGAACGGAAGTTTATCTCTCATACCCATACACCCCACAGGTAAAAATTGAATATGTCTAAATGATTCACCAACTAAAGATACTCTAAAGATATCTATTTCCATTTGTCATTCTCCAGTGACACTTTATGAAGACAATACAATAGCATTGATTTAATGGCATCGATATCATCCCTCTATGGCCTTGCTAAAAATACTACCTACACATCTGTGTATTTCACATTTTCATGTCCCCTGAAATAGGTGTCATGTATCCTATGTCCAACACCCCATGGAAGAAATGTGAAGGCCCGTAATAAGTGTAAACTCGAATAGGTTTGACCCTCACATCAACCTAATTAACTCGAAACCATAATTTATTTCTCGCATCACCCATTAGTATCTGTGTTAATATGGAGAAGTGTACAAACACTTTACTAAATCTTGTGTCTGCGAGATGTAGAAAGTGCCGAAAACACGTTTGGACGAACAACCTTAATTGCTCATTTTTTAATGTCAATTTGATCTGAACATAGGATTTCCCAACACACGCAATGCAACCTATTACCAAAAGTGTTGCTCAAATCTCAATAGGCCCTTTAAGTcctcacatttttttttttttttgtgaactttcttgtaaaaaaatttattatcacaacaaatttaataagaatttcataaatacagacataaaatttcaaatcttcatgttaaaatattttaatatgaaataactgaaaaaaactaccctaaaattcaaaaactatatgtcCAAAAACCATATAATGGAAAAAACAAatcgaaaattcaaaaattatgtctaaaaatcctataatagaaaaaatagacctcaaatttgaaaactatatatctaaaaataaagaaacacacttgaaattcaaaatctacacattaaaaaaaaccctagaatggaaaaaaaaatcaatttgtctTCTTACCTTAACTCGTGATTTCATAGGTTGATATTGtctaaaaaatcacaatttcccTTTCCCCTAGGCTCTCACAAGAgctcattatttaaaaaatgacaaatacccTCTCCTTGAGATTGGCGTTCAACCTCAggtccccccccccccccccccccctagaTCAACATTTAGCCTTAGGAGAAAATTATCCACCTCGAGGAATTACGAGGtggataatttaaaaaaaaatacatgctATTTCCCTCGTCCTACAAGGTCCCCCAAGATGTCATTGTTTAAAATTTGGTAAAGTGCCCCCTCCCCCAAGATTACCCGAGGGGGAGCACTGACCCTCTCATAACCTAattttttgaccaaaattgtatttttcaactcccatttcaacaacaaacaCATACTCTAACACAAAATCCTTTAactaattcataaaaaaaaaataagaatcgacccacaaaatcaattgttcaaaaCCAAGAACCTTAACTAATAACAACCAAAATCTTTATCCAATTAGTAAAATCTcaatactaaaataattaaaatatgaaaaaaaatgatatactAGCCTCTTTTCTCATTTTCGTTGacgaaaatctataaaaattgCTAGAGAAACATTAAAATCATCAATCTTGTGTCACCTCGAGAGTTTTCAAAAAATGTCAAAAGTGACTTCATGAAAAATAGCATAGGAAATTTGTTTTggctttatttatatataaagttatttcAGTCATTTCACAATTATGGGGTATTTTCACCCGATATTAACAGGGTtggatatttttgtatttagagcatttaatttaatttccctattaACTAATGCTTTGGAAAGTACTTCATTTGTAAATTGCTTtttttaatggccaaaggacttattccaacCCAAATTATGCGTTTTTCCCAAATTTTCACcgtttaacttttaaaaactcatttagTCACTCAGAGAGACAATTAAAGTTAACGAAatcctaaccccttaaaattttatctctttttttccctataaaccctaaaaattaactatttcccCCTCaagctaagttttaaaaaacaacatttttcccccaagtttagttttcaattcccAGTAAAATCTCCAACACTATCATCAACAATCTCTCCCTTCCAACGCTTCCTCTTCCTCCAACGGTGTCTCTTTCAACATTTCTCCCTCTTTTGACAAACTATTTAAGCCAGAAAGATAAAACTTCGTCAAAAAGATAAAACTCTTCGTCTTTCCTAATAAAGATGAGAAATCTCATCTTCGTTTGAAAAGACAAAACTCTTTAtctttctaatttaaataaCCAATTAGAAGAAAGACAAATTCTGAGAGAAAAACCACTAAAGGGAGATGAAACATCAAAAGGAAGACACTATCAATGATGACGTCGAAGATatcaccaaaaattaaaaaccaaaccctaaaggaaaaattgttatgttttaaagtttagagagataaaagagttaaaattttaatttatttttaatattataggtaaaataaaaattttactcttaaaactaacaaacttaACTGTCTATGAATGGATAAATaagtttttctaaattaaacGGTGCAATCTGACAAACACGCATACTTTCGGTGGGAAAATTTCCTCTCGCCTTTTTGAATTCACTGTTTTTGCACACCGCTACTTAGTGTGTTGGAAACCACAATTTTACAATATAGACCCCGTACAGGAATTCAGAGCTCCTaacaatgaatataaaaatacaatgcAATTATTCCCACGGCTACAAAAATCTCCCAAGAATTTTTGAAATAGGATTATGACCCCAATCACAAATGTCTACTCTTGGAGTTGAAAGTTGAAACCGTTGCCGCTTTATTCTACatcttatttttaacatttctcaATTACTCTAATTTTGACACCATTGAGACTGATACggggaaaaataaaagaaaaaaaaggtttgcaggcaaaaatacaaatttactaaaatacccATGTACAACACCAATACACAATGCCCTAGACTACACCCTCACATCACATCTCCACCCaccaaggaaaaaaaatttaaataaaatccaactcattaaataaaaacacaCCATGACCATACCTTATACATCTCATCTCTCAACTCATATAAATAAAGCCAATTATTCAATTGACCACTCACATTTTCACTCCCACACCTCCTCTaacccaaaattaaataatctcaAATTCATTCTTCCATCAAATATAAAACTATACAAAACTAATTCCTTTGATTGGACAGGAAATTTTACACGTTCCAATCTGATAACACTGCAAGCACATCGGTGTCCTTGAAGTTTGACTCTACAGCAAGATCAAGTGGACTCTTACCTTTCCCATTAACAGCCCGTGGATCAGCACCTCTGATAAGTAAAAATTTCTATCATCATTTTTTGAGGTAATAGCTAAATATCATCCACACTCTCTTCCCTCGGTGATTACCATGGGGCAAATATAATATTCAGATGATAATATACTCAGATTCTGACAAGCTAAAAAACAAGGATTCTAAAGTTTACCTCATAAGAAGCAGTCTAGCAAATTGGGGTCTGCCTCGGAGTATACAACGGTGCAGTGGCACTTGACCTCTTGAATCAGTTGCATTACTATTTGCACCATACTGTAATAAGAGTTCTAGCATGCCAATGTCTGCAGTTTCACAAGCTAGATGGAGCAGGGTGCAACCATCTAGATCATCTATGGTTTGACCTTCACTTGTACTGCCCAAATTCACTGAGCCTGACAAAGATCTGTCTGATGAAGTCCCTGTTAAGCATCTGAAGCTGTGTTCAAGGCTTGTCTGCTCGTTCAGTAGCATTGCCTTGGCAAGCGTTAAGGAAGGATTGCATGACCCCTCATACACAGAATTCACATCTGCTTCACTATTAACTATGTGACGGTATACAGCTTTCTTATCATTAGCACGAACACCCTCCCAGATCTGTTGTGCCACACTGTGGGAATAGTGATTGTCTTTTGGTTTGTGAACAAAAAGCTTTTCCGCATACTGCAAAGTAAAAAAGAGTTTCTGAACTTAAATAATTAGCAGGTTGCatatattaaaaagatcaattacaagaagaaaaattaggATGTTCAACTACTAAAAATGCAATTCTGAGGCCTGTTTATCAGAGTttgaaaaaaacagaaaaattatagaattggGTTGCCAGACTTCAGTTTCTTATTATCACCCAGAAAAccacaacttttttttttttaatataatcctTATATGACACATTGTATTAAGTATAATTTGAGCAGCCAAAGATGCACATATATTTGTCTGTATATAATTTTGGcatcaataatcaaattaaattcattgaACCATCATTTAGCATCAAACAGAGATCATTTTCTGACTGAGCACACCATCTACAAGCATGACCAGTATGACAAGATTTTTTCTCAGAAGCAACAAAAAGAGCATCATGACTGTTTCCCAGAAGTAGAAATGGAATTTCAGTATCACATTCTAAACAGGTAAGTAAACATTTTCTGACAAAATGTTGCTTGTCATAGGAACTATTGTTCAAGTACCAATGAGATGTCTCACAAGGCAAATTAAGTGCAAATCAAACTATTGCTTATATTCTTAATTAAAGAGTGACATCAAGAGAAACTCAAAATTGTGAACGACTGACATGCCAACCATAAAGGAAAAAGACTCTGTTGGTCAACAATAATGCAAAAATGtgaattaaaaacatataaaacaacaGATGATGCATATTCTATAGGTTATCTATAAAAATATGCATGCAAGGAATTCAATTATAAAGGCCAAAGTAAATGTTAATCTTTTACACCATTCAGTCCACAAATAATGAAAGAAGTGCATTAGCTAAAAAACACAAACAAGTGCACATGATGCAATTTCTTAGATTTATCTATATGCATAAGCATGGAAACAATTTCACTGCAGAGATCAATGTAGATGCTAATATGTTACACCTTGGCATGAATGAACTTCTCCTTCACTGATATAGAATCAGAGGCACTAGGTTTGCCCAAAATAAGTAATTGCGGTTTATCAGACTTGTATGAGCTTCAGCAACAAGAAGGTGATGTTAGTGACACCAACTTAAGATTGCAGCATATGAAAAAGAATCTAAATTCAACCATTAAGAGGATTCTTTACCTTGTGGGGTTAAGATCAACATGGAATGCATTTCTTGATTGCAATAATTCCTCCCAGACTGAGTTTGCAAAGGCATTGCCCAGAGACTGAAATAAACATATAACTGATGGCTCCCACACTTTCACATCAAGGGTCAGCGATCTAACCTGCAACATAGGCCAATTGCAAAGGCAACAGCTTTATGGAAGTGGAAGCAACACTAATATCTACATTGAACCTTTTCAAGCACATTTTAAGTACTGTCAATCAAAAGAATTAATAACTCACTTCCACAAAACAACAGCCTGAATATTCTCTATTGTCAGTGTACTtgtaataaaattgatattgatCAGAACCTTTAATCGTTTCTGCAATTTTATGGCATTTAAGCCATCAAACATTTATTGGAAACATGTAAAAAGGTCAGGCAACAGAATAGATTTTACCTTTGATATGTGTACACCAAGATTTCGGTGAACACCAGAGCATTCAATACAAACAAGAACACCAAGATTCAAAGAAGCCCAATCAGGTTCTGAGGCACCACAATCAGCACATTTATCATTTCCACACACTCTTCGCAACACATCAATTGGTTTCTCACTCTTTACACAAGAACGCTGATGTAGTGAACCCCTTGAATGTCGTTCATGATGTGTAGTTGCAAGGTTCCTCTCAGAAGTATATTCTTCAATAGCAGCATGATCAAGGTCAGAACTTTCAAATGAACTACTCTCACTGCCAGAACGGTGATGGCCACTTCCCATGGGACTAGTGGGCAGACACTGACATATTAAACTACAATCATCagattgattttgaaaaacGATGGCCACCAATCAAGCAAAGCTTTTTAATAATTACCCTCTCAGGAGTCTGAGAACTAAGTAATGAAGCAAtaaccccagtaatcttttcaATCCAGTCCATCTGATCCAGTGCACTCTCTGCCTGCACTGACAAGCACAAATAAACATTATTGAGGACCCATTGCCAACCAATCAATCCTACACCATCCCACCAGTTTTGGCAGAATAATGTAGGGGCTCAAACTCACAAGTGAGCTACAACTCAAGTTATACCTGCAAAGTGTAGTTCTTGGTTGGTGAAATGATCCTGAAACAGAACCTAAGATCTGATTGATCAGTATCAACTTTGATCGTTGAGGTAAGAAGGTTCACTGTGTGATGAGCGACAGATTTCTCATCATGTAATCCACCATGATGATGAGAAGAAAGCCATCGACTCAGCAATCCAGATCCAAGCTCAGAACTATTCCTCTGACCAGCAAGTTGACTGCCAGAACCCTGTAAAGACAGATGATAGAAAAAAGTATGTAGTGAACTTCAAATCTtgtcttaaataatttttaggaATAAATTACTTACAGATGATTTGGTGCACTGCTTGCGATAGTAATACAACATTCCTCGGCTATCAAGAACAAAAAATCTTCTTTTCCAATCTCCTCTCAAGTTTGAGGACCGCTTTGACAGATAACCTTGTCGGATAGTTTGAACCTGAAAGATTATgtaatttgaaaagaagaaagacaaTTAGGAAGACAAAGAAATATCCCAATAATagaataaaaaggtaaaaagcaACTTAAAAACCTTTCCCTTCGCAGCAGATTGCATAACTGCCTCTATCATTTTATGTGAACTTCTACCAATGGCTTGTATACCATCTCCATTAGGAGATCCATTAGAACCATTGGAAGACCACCTACTCTCTCGGTCAATCTGCCTTTTGAATTCTTGCATCCTTTCATTAAGAGCTGCCTGCTCATAATTGGACCTTTCTCTTGACTGCTGAGCATAAGTCAACACCTGCAAACAAATGATAGGCCCACTATTTCAAGAACTCCCATGACatgcaaataatatttatatcagaAATGCACAGATCCCCAACTCCTCAGCTTTACTTATTATGCCCTATCCGCACTATACGGAGAGCCATTCTACTGCATAAGATATTAAAGTGAACTCAATCaattctttttcccttttcctctACAAATAAACTCACACATCCAAGAAAACAAATTTGTGACTTCATCCAACTATGCCTAGGGAATACAAACCTGATTTATATATGGCTCCATCTGATGCAATAACTCGTATCCCTACATGGAATTTAAAAAGAATCAGAAAAGCCTTCCTATATGAAAGCATTCAAGAGGGTAGAAAAAGCATTaaagagaataaataaattgtatgacATACCTGTTTGAAGTATCGAAGATGCGCATCCATTGTTCCACTGACTGCTTCCAGAAATTCAAACCTCTTCTTTGCTTCAACATTAGAAAGGGCAGTCACCTGGGTAATACAGCAACCTATGATTACTGAAACCTTAAgtaataataacataatctgaaatttaacattaattatattaacagCAAGAAATTGACTTACTAGGCCAAATCGCTCTTGCTCAAATGTAGACCTTGCATGATGAAGCTCCTAAAAATCTCCAACAGATATTAGAATTATAAAGATGGTGGTCCCAATACTATCACAAGAATATAACAAAAATGAGCAAAAACTTCTGTCTTAGCATTCCTATTACATAATACCTCCTCTAAAACAGTGGCAACATCAGTTTTTGTTCCTTTTCTCAGTGA
Encoded here:
- the LOC123227465 gene encoding ADP-ribosylation factor GTPase-activating protein AGD3-like translates to MHFTKLDDSPMFRKQIQGLEESAESLRERSLRFYKGCRKYTEGLGEGYDGDIAFASALETFGGGHNDPISVAFGGPVMTKFTIALREIGTYKEVLRSQVEHMLNDRLLQFVDFDLHEVKEVRKRFDKASLLYDQAREKFLSLRKGTKTDVATVLEEELHHARSTFEQERFGLVTALSNVEAKKRFEFLEAVSGTMDAHLRYFKQGYELLHQMEPYINQVLTYAQQSRERSNYEQAALNERMQEFKRQIDRESRWSSNGSNGSPNGDGIQAIGRSSHKMIEAVMQSAAKGKVQTIRQGYLSKRSSNLRGDWKRRFFVLDSRGMLYYYRKQCTKSSGSGSQLAGQRNSSELGSGLLSRWLSSHHHGGLHDEKSVAHHTVNLLTSTIKVDTDQSDLRFCFRIISPTKNYTLQAESALDQMDWIEKITGVIASLLSSQTPERCLPTSPMGSGHHRSGSESSSFESSDLDHAAIEEYTSERNLATTHHERHSRGSLHQRSCVKSEKPIDVLRRVCGNDKCADCGASEPDWASLNLGVLVCIECSGVHRNLGVHISKVRSLTLDVKVWEPSVICLFQSLGNAFANSVWEELLQSRNAFHVDLNPTSSYKSDKPQLLILGKPSASDSISVKEKFIHAKYAEKLFVHKPKDNHYSHSVAQQIWEGVRANDKKAVYRHIVNSEADVNSVYEGSCNPSLTLAKAMLLNEQTSLEHSFRCLTGTSSDRSLSGSVNLGSTSEGQTIDDLDGCTLLHLACETADIGMLELLLQYGANSNATDSRGQVPLHRCILRGRPQFARLLLMRGADPRAVNGKGKSPLDLAVESNFKDTDVLAVLSDWNV